In Corynebacterium sp. P4-C1, the sequence CCGCGTCGGCTTCCGTGAACCGGCTATCGCCAGGCAATCTGGTCAACACCGAATATGTCTCTGCGAGAGAGTGCGCGCAGAGAGCGAGATTCTTCCCCCTCGACCAACGCTGTAATCGTTCATGACTGCTGTGATTTTGCAAGAGCAAAGGAACTGCCGCACTTGTGTCGAGCGCGATTACGCCCATTACATTCGTCCTGCATCAATGAGCGCCAGGATGTCCTCTTCAGTGATTGGCTTTGAGCCACGCCCGATCAAACGACCGTCCTCCGACTCGATAACTTCGGCCGTCCGACCACCGGGGATGATGGTGATTCCGCCCCCGTACGCTGAAACATCCACGGTCGAACCAGGTGTGAG encodes:
- a CDS encoding AbrB/MazE/SpoVT family DNA-binding domain-containing protein, with amino-acid sequence MEATIDSGGRILLPKALRDSLGLTPGSTVDVSAYGGGITIIPGGRTAEVIESEDGRLIGRGSKPITEEDILALIDAGRM